The Spirulina subsalsa PCC 9445 region CTCAGGTGTTTGAAGAACATGATCCTATGGGAAAAACTGATCTGGCTAGTGTTTTGTTTGATGCGTTAGATAATTATTTCCAGCGCAAGGAGGCCGGGGAGACGAAACCTAATGGGGAAACCATTGTGGTGATCACGGATGGGGAACCGGATGAGCGGAAACCTGTGATGCGCTTGATTGTGGAAGCGTCGCGCAAAATTGATCGGGATGAGGAATTAGGGATCTCTCTGATTCAGGTGGGACGGGATAAGTTGGCGACCCAGTTTCTAGTGGCTTTGGATAAGCAACTAGAAGACATCGGGGCTAAGTTTGATATTGTCAATACGATTACGATTGATGATATGGAAAGTATGAGCTTAACGGATGTGTTGTTAAAGGCTGTCACTGACTAGGCTAGGGATTTTGGGAGATGGTGTTACGAGTGGGGTGTTCGGTTGGTCTTGGGGGATGATTTTGGTGTTGGAGTTTTAATGTTGCGATCGCGTCAAGACCCTTCTGGGTGAATTGCCCTTGACACGACTGTAAGATGTTGATCTCCTCATCGGAAAACCAGTTCTTTTCAACTAATCAAGGCTAGAATGGTTCAAGGGGTCAACCCCTCTTCATCGCAATAGATACCCCATTCAAGCCGGAGAACCTATTCATCATCAAAATGACTTGAAACTAGCTTATGAAAATTCTGTTGATGGGTTATTACGGACAGAAAAACCTCGGAGATGATTTATTTGTCAAGCAGCTTACTAATTATTTTGATCAGAGACTTGATGTGACTCAAGTTGATGTAATATGTAAAGCAAACTATTACCCTAAAACTAGCAACAAGATTGATTTTTGGTCAAGTCAGCAACTCTCTAAGCTAAAACGTCTAGGGTTGATTTTAAAAACGGACAAGATTTTTTGGGGTGGGGGAACTTTAAATATTGATAGTAAACCGACGAATTTACTGAGAATGCAGGGTCTTACTCAAATCATGGGGAAGCAATTTGGGTTCTTAGGAATTGGTTTGGAAGGAATAAAGTCAGAAGTACAAGATTCAAGTTATGACCTATTTAAAAAAGCTAACTTTCTGTATTGTCGGGACTCTTCTTCCTATGAGTTAGCTAAAAACTTGAACAAGGATCATAGGAATGTTTGTTTAGGTGGGGATTTAGCTTTTTTAGATTTAAGCATATACGATCCATTTTTGAGCAGTTTTCGTCGTTCTGAGATTAAGGAAATATCATTTTCTGGAATGTTTTGGTGGGGGGATGGTCGAGCTAAGTTTTATAGTCAGCAATTAATGCCACTGATCGAAAAATATAATACGGTTATTCATCTACTCCCCTGTCATGTTGGACAAGAAAATAATGATAATCGTTTTCATGAGTTGTTAAGGAAGTATATTCCTGAGAAAAACTGTATAGTTCATTCATGGAATCAGACCGAAGAAGCTTTAGAAATTTTGGGTAAAATGGACTTCCATTTTGGGAATCGTTTACACTCAATTATTGTGGCTGATATTTTAGGGATTCCTAATATTGGAATTGGTGAGAAGAATTCTAAAATTGGTAACTATATTTATAAAACAGGTTTATTATACGAGGAAAGAAGAGTTGATTTTATGGAAGAAATCTCTCTAGAAAGAATCGAAAAAATTTTTAGGGAGTATCAAAGACCCGAAGATTTTAGTAAAAATGAATCTGAGCAGGCTAAAAAATGTTTGGAGCAAATTTGTTAGGGAGTCGTTCCATCTACACTCACGTTAAGGGGGAGGGTTTTCCGGTGTTATGTATACATGGCCATCCGGGATCAGGACGGGCTATGTCGGTTTTTACGGATCCCCTCTCCGAGCAGTGTTTAACTCTGGCTCCGGATTTGCGGGGCTATGGTCAAAGTCGGACTCCCATCCCTTTCACCTTGTCTGAACATTTGCAGGATTTGGAGGCATTACTAGATCAGAGGCAGATTGAACGGTGCTTGCTGTTGGGCTGGTCTTTGGGGGGAATTCTGGCGTTGGAGTTAATGTTGCGATCGCCTCAACGCTATTCTGGCTTAATTCTCATCGGCACCGCTGCCCGTCCCCGAGGCCGTCATCCCAAAACCACCCCCTTTGAATTATGCGCCACAGGCATCGCCGGATTCCTGAACAGTTGGCGACCGGGCTGGCATTGGAATATTGAACAATGGGGCAAACGCTCTCTTTTTCGGTATCTACTTCAACAACACACCGCCGAAGCTTACGGCTACCTAGCCCGTGAAGGAACCCCCGCCTATTACCAAACCTCTCCCTTGGCTCATCAAGCCCTGCGCCAAGCCCTCCGCTCTGGGTATAACCGACTGCCGGATCTCCAACAGATCACGGCCCCTTGTCTCATGCTCGCCGGGTCAGAGGATGTTCACATTACCCCCGAGTCGAGTCGAGAAACCGCTCTGGCTTTACCTAACTGTGAATGGCACTGTTATCACAACACAGCCCATTTATTCCCTTGGGAAGTTCCCAGCGCCCTACAAGCACGCCTTCAGGAGTGGCTCAAGGCTCATCCTGAAGTGACGCAGTAAGGAGATGAATGTCGGGCAAGCTAACACCCACTGACCAGACCCTAACAACAGGGTTTAGACTGCCCTTCATTTCTCCTCCCCTGCGCCCCTAGGATAACTGACCACTAAGAGTGGGGAATCTCTCATGGTCAGGAGTCTCCCCCAACTCATCAAAGACCGTTAATTCATCCGGTTTCATGCGTTGGATATAAACACTAATGCCTTGCGCTCCCTCGTCTTTGAGGTCGTCAACGTATCCACTACTCATTTCTTGGGCTTCTTGTTGATTGGCGAACGGGCCAAAGTAATAGGTGCAACGGGGGTTTTCGGTTTTCACTTCCACCCACCATGCCCAGCCAAAGAAGTTAAGAATCTGAACCACAGTATCTTTCATGTTCTTCCCCGATTTAGCAGGATTCAACCCGGCATTATAACGCCTTGCTCTTTACAATACTTAACGATGACGGATTTTTCACTCTCTTTATACTCTGGATGCTCATTTTTTTAAAGTCTATTCAGACACAGTTTCCAAATAAACCGCTTCGCTCCAGCGTTGGCGATAGACTTCATAGAGGGTCATGGCGGTGGCAACGGAAGCATTGAGACTGGGGGTTTTTCCCGTGGTGGGGATGGAAACCAGAACATCACAGTTGCGCTGGGTTAATAAATTCAGACCTTTGCCCTCGGAACCAATGACTAAGGCGATCGCACCCTCAAATTTCACCTTATGCAGGGGGGTTTCTGCCCCGGCCGTAGTGCCGTAAATCCAAAAACCCGCCGTCTTCAAGTCTTCTAAGGCTCGACTGAGGTTAACCACCCTCGCTACGGGGAAATTTTCTAATGCTCCCGTGGCGGCCTTCGTCACCCCAGACGTGATCCCCACAGCGCGCCGTTGGGGGATCACCAATCCTTGCGATCCCATCGCTTCGGCCGTGCGAATCATCGCCCCTAAGTTATGGGGATCCTCGATCCCGTCGGCGACTAAAATCACCGGATGCTCTGTTTTGCTTTTTGCTTGGGCGATTAAGTCGGCTAATTCCCAGTAGGTATAGGGGGCAACTTGGGCGGCCACGCCTTGATGGTTTGCGCCTTGGGTCATCTGTTCGAGACGACGGGGGGCGACTTCATCGACGACGGTTCCTTTGGTTTTAGCCTGTTCAATCAGGGAGTGGAAATGGGGATCATAGCGTAGACGGGGAATAATCCAGAGGCGATTGAGTTGGCGATCGCTTTCTAAGGCCGCTAACACCGCATGACGACCATAGATCAAGTCTGGATTTTCCGGTGTTTCTAGGTGATCTCCTGCTCCAGAATCCCGTTGATGGCTGGAGGTGACAATTTTCTTCCGACTGGCAAAATCCCGACTCTCGCCCTGTTCTGAGCGTTGTTCTGAACGTTTGGCGACTCGATGGGGGACAGGTTTGGCGTGAGAAAACCGCTCCTCTCCGCGCCGAGCGGGTTTCCCTTTCACCCGAGCACGAATCCGTTTCCCAACAGCCTTACCACCGCCCCGAGTGGGACGGGCAGGAGAAGATTTAGGGGAAGAACGAGGCATATCCATAATACAATAGTCCTAGTATAGAGTTGACAAAAAAACGGGTAGAAGTTAAAGGCAAAACTTAAAAACTCTAATCCAATGGCAACTGCACCAGCAAATCATGAAGGCGCTGGGGATTCGTTAAATACAAATAGCCAACCAAAGCTTCTAAACTGGTTGCCTGCTGGTAAATGGCCGGAGCTAAACGGGAAGGACGGCGATGGGTAGCATTACGTCCCCGTCTGACAATGGTTAACTCTTCCTGCGTTAATTGAGGCAATAGTAATTGTAACTGAGCGGCCTGGCGTTCTGCACGGACTTGAGACACTACAAGCTGGTGATACTGAGCAATCCGACGGGGGGGAAATAGATAATACTGACGAATATAAAGCTCATAGATGGCATCCCCGAGATAGGCCAAGGCGAGGGGAGAGAGACGTTCCACAGGTTGCCCTTTGAGGGAAGAGGTCAGCGCACCAACTCCCCCCCACGGTTCCGCTAACCAGGAACTGGGATCAGATTGGCTGGAGGGTGAGGGTTGAATCACAAAAACCGACCTTCCCGTAGAACCGGGATTTGAGCAGGGTAGGAGGGGATAAGACAACAAAACCCCGTCTCCCCTCCTGTTGGCGGACGCGATCGCAATGATTTAAGACTTCTAGACTCGGGGAAACACCTGCTAAAACGCCTTCCTAGCATATTACATCAGAAAGCGTTTAACAGAGCATGACTGTTGGGTCTTACCCCCTAGGAGGCACTTTGAATATTCTCTAGTGCCTCCTCAACCGAGGGTTGTAAAGACAGAAACTTCTCTAAGCGAACCAGTTTCACCGTTTGGGTTACACGGGCGTTCGTCACAATTTGAACCGTTCCATTCTGGTTTTGCGCCTGCTTGACTAACTGCACGAGCGCACCGAGTCCGGAACTATCCACAAAGTCAATTTGCGATAGCACCAGAATAATATGTTTGGGGCCGGTCTCAATACAGCCACTTAACACTTTCCGAAAAGTGGGTTCAGAAAAAGCGTCAAGCAACCCAGTTAGCCGAAATATTTGGCAATCTTCCCTAACTTCTCGCGTGCCCCTTAAGCTTACGGTTAGGTTAAGTGCTTCAGGAATAACTTCCTCCTCACTGTAGCCTTATAGAATCAATGCTCTAGTATATCGGTTATTCGGTCTTTTTGGGCAAAAGAAATCGAAAAATCGCGATCGCCCCCTTCCCCCGTCTAATTCTGGGCAGCCCGATTTTCCGCCATCAGACGGACGAACTTCTCAAACAAATAGTCCGCATCATGGGGGCCAGGACTGGCTTCCGGGTGGTACTGCACCGAGAAAAAGGGCAGATTCTTATGAGCCAAACCCGCCACCGTCTTGTCATTCAGGTTAAAATGGGTGATCTCAATCTCCTCCCCTAATGATTCCGCCGTCACCGCAAAACCATGATTTTGGCTGGTAATTTCCACCTTCTGACTCAAACCACAGGGTTGATTTAACCCCCGATGACCGAACTTCAACTTAAACGTTTCCGCCCCCAGTGCCAGCCCTAAAATCTGATGCCCCATACAGATGCCAAACATGGGTTTTTGACTTTCCAAGAGGCTTTTCACCGTAACAATGCCCTCCTGAACCGCCGAGGGGTCGCCAGGACCATTAGACAGAAAGATACCATCAGGGTTGTACTTGAGAATCTCGTCCGGGGGCGTATTCGCCGGAACCACCGTAATCTGGCAGCCATAGCTAGCCAAACGCTTGAGAATGTTCCGTTTTACCCCGAAATCTACCGCCACCACCTTTAACGGTTCATCAGTGATAGCTTCTCCTTCTTTGAATTCCCAGTTTCCCTCGGTCACATCAGACCATTCATAGGGTGTTTTGGTCGTCACTTCCTTGACTAAATTCTGTCCAGCCATGGAAGGAGCGCCTTGGACTTGACGGCACAACTCATCGGGATCCAGAATTTCCGTTGATATACCCCCATTCATTGCCCCCACTGTGCGAATTTTTCGGGTGAGAGAACGGGTATCAATGCCATAAATCCCCGGAATGCGATGTTGTTTGAGATAGTCCGGTAAGGATTGGGTGGAGCGCCAATTACTGGGACGATAGCAAATATTACGGGCAATCACGGCGCGGATTTGGGGATGGGCGGACTCTTCATCCTCGGCATTTACTCCCGTGTTCCCCAACTCCGGATAGGTAAAGGTGATAATTTGGCCGCAATAGCTAGGGTCAGTCAAAACCTCTTGGTATCCGGTCATTCCGGTGTTAAACACAACTTCACCAATCGCTGTGCCGGGCGCACCGAAGGAAAAGCCACGGTAGGAGGTACCATCAGCCAGCACCAGTAGAGCAGGTTGAGCGTGGGAAATGGGCATAGGTCTTTTCAGATGAATCGATTAAAGATGGCTAGTTTCAGCCATCCTCCACTTTACCAGTCCTTTTTTCCAGACCCACTGGAATTAAACAATTGATTCAGAGTTGAGGGGGCCCAATTTTCAACTCGCAGTGATACTAAAATAGTTATAATTTTAACCCTAGATAAAATTACTCACGTTTCAGGAATCTGGGGGACAAGTGATGTAGATTAACATATCCTTTGACGAAAGTCACTACTGAGAAGGTATTTTCTCTCTATACTGAAGGTCAAGGATGTTCTCATGTCCTCACTGTGTTCACACAATTCCCTTCTATCATTGATACGCGATTTGCTTAAACGCATTCTATCCAGGGGAGATGGATCACAGTTTGCATCACAACACCAAATCTTGACTAGGATTAACTTAAATCAGACCAATCGGATTAATGCTGTTGTTGCCCCCGCTTGTTATTGAGAAATTACCATGCCAACCCCTCCTTTCTCTATCAGCCCCCCGGAAGACAATTTAGAATTGTCTCAAACCCCTGATTTCCCCTTTGAGGAGTCTAACGACTCAGCCCAAGGGCTGTCGTCGGATTTCATGGAGGAGGATTGGGACGGCTCAGACTCCAACCTAGAGACTCCGAAAAGGTCGGGTCGCTACACGACTGACCTTGTGCGTTTGTATTTAACCGAAATTGGTCGCGTCCCCTTATTGAAACGCGATGAGGAAGTCTCCGAGGCACAAATTATTCAACGCTATGTGACTTTGCTGAATGTGCGGACTCAGAGGGCGGTGGCGGCTCGCCGACCAACTCCTGTGGTGCTGATTAAAGCCATTTTAGAGGGGGCGGGTTCTCCTCTAGTCCAAGAACAGTTACTGGTTGGTCATCTACTGGCATCCTATCAAAACTCGGTAATGGCGCGCTTTGTGGGTTTAATAGAAGCTCATGATCGTTTAGCGGCGCAGTTAGGCCATCGCCCCTCTTGGGAACGTTGGGCCGGGGCGTTGGATTTGGATGTGGTAGACCTCAAACAAGCCCTCTGGAGTGGGAAACTCCACTGGGCAATTTTGGCGGATTTGAGTAGTGAGGAGTTGGAGCAGATCCAAAAATTGGGGATTCGCGCCAAGGAACACATGATTAAGGCGAATTTGCGCTTAGTGGTTTCGGTGGCCAAGAAATACCAAAATCGGGGTCTGGAGTTGTTGGATTTAATCCAAGAGGGAACGCTGGGATTAGAACGAGCGGTGGAAAAATTTGACCCGACGAAAGGGTATCGTTTCAGTACCTATGCTTACTGGTGGATTCGTCAAGGAATTACTAG contains the following coding sequences:
- a CDS encoding vWA domain-containing protein; this translates as MVEQRDYTLIIDKSGSMSTQDQPGGKSRWQAVQESTLALAKRCEELDPDGITVYLFSGRFKRYDNVTSDKVSQVFEEHDPMGKTDLASVLFDALDNYFQRKEAGETKPNGETIVVITDGEPDERKPVMRLIVEASRKIDRDEELGISLIQVGRDKLATQFLVALDKQLEDIGAKFDIVNTITIDDMESMSLTDVLLKAVTD
- a CDS encoding polysaccharide pyruvyl transferase family protein, which codes for MKILLMGYYGQKNLGDDLFVKQLTNYFDQRLDVTQVDVICKANYYPKTSNKIDFWSSQQLSKLKRLGLILKTDKIFWGGGTLNIDSKPTNLLRMQGLTQIMGKQFGFLGIGLEGIKSEVQDSSYDLFKKANFLYCRDSSSYELAKNLNKDHRNVCLGGDLAFLDLSIYDPFLSSFRRSEIKEISFSGMFWWGDGRAKFYSQQLMPLIEKYNTVIHLLPCHVGQENNDNRFHELLRKYIPEKNCIVHSWNQTEEALEILGKMDFHFGNRLHSIIVADILGIPNIGIGEKNSKIGNYIYKTGLLYEERRVDFMEEISLERIEKIFREYQRPEDFSKNESEQAKKCLEQIC
- a CDS encoding alpha/beta fold hydrolase; translated protein: MFGANLLGSRSIYTHVKGEGFPVLCIHGHPGSGRAMSVFTDPLSEQCLTLAPDLRGYGQSRTPIPFTLSEHLQDLEALLDQRQIERCLLLGWSLGGILALELMLRSPQRYSGLILIGTAARPRGRHPKTTPFELCATGIAGFLNSWRPGWHWNIEQWGKRSLFRYLLQQHTAEAYGYLAREGTPAYYQTSPLAHQALRQALRSGYNRLPDLQQITAPCLMLAGSEDVHITPESSRETALALPNCEWHCYHNTAHLFPWEVPSALQARLQEWLKAHPEVTQ
- a CDS encoding DUF1816 domain-containing protein translates to MKDTVVQILNFFGWAWWVEVKTENPRCTYYFGPFANQQEAQEMSSGYVDDLKDEGAQGISVYIQRMKPDELTVFDELGETPDHERFPTLSGQLS
- the rlmB gene encoding 23S rRNA (guanosine(2251)-2'-O)-methyltransferase RlmB, whose protein sequence is MDMPRSSPKSSPARPTRGGGKAVGKRIRARVKGKPARRGEERFSHAKPVPHRVAKRSEQRSEQGESRDFASRKKIVTSSHQRDSGAGDHLETPENPDLIYGRHAVLAALESDRQLNRLWIIPRLRYDPHFHSLIEQAKTKGTVVDEVAPRRLEQMTQGANHQGVAAQVAPYTYWELADLIAQAKSKTEHPVILVADGIEDPHNLGAMIRTAEAMGSQGLVIPQRRAVGITSGVTKAATGALENFPVARVVNLSRALEDLKTAGFWIYGTTAGAETPLHKVKFEGAIALVIGSEGKGLNLLTQRNCDVLVSIPTTGKTPSLNASVATAMTLYEVYRQRWSEAVYLETVSE
- a CDS encoding Mini-ribonuclease 3; its protein translation is MIQPSPSSQSDPSSWLAEPWGGVGALTSSLKGQPVERLSPLALAYLGDAIYELYIRQYYLFPPRRIAQYHQLVVSQVRAERQAAQLQLLLPQLTQEELTIVRRGRNATHRRPSRLAPAIYQQATSLEALVGYLYLTNPQRLHDLLVQLPLD
- a CDS encoding STAS domain-containing protein, encoding MPEALNLTVSLRGTREVREDCQIFRLTGLLDAFSEPTFRKVLSGCIETGPKHIILVLSQIDFVDSSGLGALVQLVKQAQNQNGTVQIVTNARVTQTVKLVRLEKFLSLQPSVEEALENIQSAS
- the carA gene encoding glutamine-hydrolyzing carbamoyl-phosphate synthase small subunit, coding for MPISHAQPALLVLADGTSYRGFSFGAPGTAIGEVVFNTGMTGYQEVLTDPSYCGQIITFTYPELGNTGVNAEDEESAHPQIRAVIARNICYRPSNWRSTQSLPDYLKQHRIPGIYGIDTRSLTRKIRTVGAMNGGISTEILDPDELCRQVQGAPSMAGQNLVKEVTTKTPYEWSDVTEGNWEFKEGEAITDEPLKVVAVDFGVKRNILKRLASYGCQITVVPANTPPDEILKYNPDGIFLSNGPGDPSAVQEGIVTVKSLLESQKPMFGICMGHQILGLALGAETFKLKFGHRGLNQPCGLSQKVEITSQNHGFAVTAESLGEEIEITHFNLNDKTVAGLAHKNLPFFSVQYHPEASPGPHDADYLFEKFVRLMAENRAAQN
- the sigC gene encoding RNA polymerase sigma factor SigC, yielding MPTPPFSISPPEDNLELSQTPDFPFEESNDSAQGLSSDFMEEDWDGSDSNLETPKRSGRYTTDLVRLYLTEIGRVPLLKRDEEVSEAQIIQRYVTLLNVRTQRAVAARRPTPVVLIKAILEGAGSPLVQEQLLVGHLLASYQNSVMARFVGLIEAHDRLAAQLGHRPSWERWAGALDLDVVDLKQALWSGKLHWAILADLSSEELEQIQKLGIRAKEHMIKANLRLVVSVAKKYQNRGLELLDLIQEGTLGLERAVEKFDPTKGYRFSTYAYWWIRQGITRAIATQSRTIRLPVHITEKLNKIKKAQRKISQEKGRTAKTEDIAKELDMTPDQVREVLLKVPRSVSLEIKVGKEKDTELGDLLETEEASPEDALMREALVRELQNMLTDLTSRERDVIQMRYGLNNGQPYSLAEIGRALELSRERVRQIEAKALQKLRQPKRRNRVRDYLESLS